The following proteins come from a genomic window of Pseudomonas putida:
- a CDS encoding succinylglutamate desuccinylase codes for MHHSTHDLLSPVPGITRQLHSFHFGPRSGGKVYIQASLHADELPGMLVAWHLKRRLAELEQQGRLQREIILVPVANPTGLEQVLLDAPLGRFELQSGENFNRNFVDLSDSIGDEIEEHLTQDPQHNLALIREYLRRGLDAHPARTPLQAQRLILQRLACDADMVLDLHCDFEAVEHLYTTPDAWPQIEPLARYLGAQASLLATDSGGQSFDECFSLVWWQLQQRFGKRFPIPLGCCSVTVELRGQADVSHDLASQDCQAILDFLTHAGVIEGTSAALPALLRHATPLAAVEPVATPLGGLLVYHAKPGQHLEAGQLIAEVIDPLSDRVTALRNSQPGLLYARSVRRMATAGMVIAHVAGEQVCRSGYLLAN; via the coding sequence ATGCACCATTCAACCCATGACCTGCTCTCCCCCGTACCGGGCATCACCCGCCAACTGCACAGTTTCCACTTCGGCCCCCGCAGTGGTGGCAAAGTCTATATACAGGCCTCGCTGCATGCCGACGAGCTGCCGGGCATGCTGGTAGCCTGGCACCTCAAGCGCCGTCTGGCCGAGCTGGAACAGCAGGGCCGACTGCAGCGCGAGATCATTCTGGTCCCGGTGGCCAACCCGACGGGCCTGGAGCAAGTGCTGCTGGACGCACCATTGGGGCGTTTTGAACTGCAAAGCGGCGAGAACTTCAATCGCAACTTCGTCGACCTGTCGGACAGCATCGGCGACGAGATCGAAGAACACCTCACCCAGGACCCACAGCACAACCTTGCACTGATCCGCGAATACCTGCGCCGAGGCCTGGACGCACACCCGGCCCGCACCCCTCTGCAGGCCCAGCGCCTGATACTGCAGCGCCTGGCCTGCGATGCCGATATGGTGCTGGACCTGCACTGCGATTTCGAAGCGGTCGAGCACCTGTACACCACACCCGATGCCTGGCCCCAGATCGAACCCTTGGCCCGTTACCTGGGTGCCCAGGCCAGCCTGCTGGCAACCGACTCGGGCGGGCAGTCGTTCGATGAATGCTTCAGCCTGGTCTGGTGGCAATTGCAGCAGCGTTTCGGCAAACGCTTTCCGATTCCGCTGGGCTGCTGCTCGGTAACCGTCGAGCTGCGTGGTCAGGCGGATGTCAGCCATGACCTTGCCAGCCAGGACTGCCAGGCGATCCTCGACTTCCTGACCCACGCCGGCGTCATCGAAGGCACCAGTGCCGCCCTGCCCGCACTGTTACGCCACGCCACGCCGTTGGCCGCGGTGGAACCCGTGGCAACGCCACTGGGTGGGTTGCTGGTTTATCACGCCAAACCCGGCCAGCACCTGGAGGCCGGCCAATTGATCGCCGAAGTCATCGACCCGCTCAGTGACCGAGTTACCGCCCTGCGCAACAGCCAGCCAGGCCTGCTGTATGCGCGTAGCGTACGGCGCATGGCCACGGCTGGCATGGTCATCGCCCATGTGGCCGGCGAACAGGTATGCCGCAGCGGCTACCTGTTGGCCAATTGA
- a CDS encoding ATP-dependent DNA ligase yields MKAFATLFLRLDATTSSNAKLEALRDYFDMAPADDAAWAVYFLAGGRPRQLVPTRLLRELATTLAGLPDWLFEESYQAVGDLAETISLLLPLHADGSEEGLATWVEQHLLPLRGLPPEQVRLRLPPLWARLDRASLMLCLKLITGSFRVGVSKLLVTRALAQLAGLDAKRVAQRLVGYTDTGHRPTAASYQRLIAPESADEHSQRGGQPYPFFLAHPLQVSSDQFDTLLGPPSDWQIEWKWDGIRAQVVKRDGQLWVWSRGEELVTERFPELHGLAQTLPDGVVLDGEILVWKPGETEAELAVQPFALLQQRIGRKTLGKKLLNDAPVVLQAYDLLEWQGDDWRSRPQHERRSQLERLVDEHPLAPVLLSPLLQGPDWTDLARQREQSRSLGVEGLMLKQREALYGVGRTKDMGIWWKWKIDPFSVDAVLIYAQRGHGRRASLYSDYTFAVWDAPAGTPGRALVPFAKAYSGLSDEEMRKVDAIIRKTTVETFGPVRSVTPTLVFELGFEGIALSRRHKSGIAVRFPRMLRWRLDKPVEEADDLATLQALLA; encoded by the coding sequence ATGAAAGCCTTCGCTACGCTGTTCCTGCGCCTGGACGCGACCACCTCCAGCAATGCCAAGCTCGAGGCACTGCGGGACTATTTCGACATGGCGCCCGCCGACGATGCTGCCTGGGCGGTGTATTTCCTGGCCGGCGGGCGCCCACGCCAGCTGGTGCCCACCCGCCTTCTACGTGAACTGGCAACGACGCTGGCTGGCCTGCCGGACTGGCTTTTCGAAGAAAGCTATCAGGCCGTGGGCGACCTGGCCGAGACCATTTCGCTGCTGCTGCCGCTGCACGCCGATGGCAGCGAGGAAGGCCTGGCTACCTGGGTGGAACAGCACTTGCTGCCCCTGCGCGGCCTGCCGCCTGAGCAAGTCAGGCTGCGCCTGCCACCGCTCTGGGCGCGGTTGGACCGCGCCAGCCTGATGCTGTGCCTGAAGCTGATCACTGGCAGCTTTCGCGTGGGCGTGTCAAAGCTGCTGGTCACTCGCGCCTTGGCGCAACTGGCCGGGCTAGATGCCAAACGCGTGGCCCAGCGCCTGGTCGGCTACACCGATACAGGCCATCGCCCTACTGCAGCCAGCTACCAGAGGCTGATCGCTCCAGAGTCCGCCGATGAACACAGCCAGCGCGGCGGCCAGCCCTACCCCTTCTTCCTGGCCCATCCGCTGCAAGTGTCCAGCGATCAATTCGATACCCTGCTCGGTCCACCAAGCGATTGGCAAATCGAGTGGAAGTGGGACGGCATTCGGGCGCAGGTGGTGAAGCGCGATGGCCAGCTGTGGGTGTGGTCGCGCGGCGAAGAACTGGTTACCGAGCGTTTCCCCGAACTGCATGGTCTGGCACAGACGTTGCCCGATGGCGTGGTGCTCGATGGCGAGATTCTGGTCTGGAAACCCGGTGAAACCGAGGCGGAACTGGCCGTGCAGCCTTTCGCCTTGCTGCAACAGCGCATCGGTCGCAAAACGCTGGGCAAAAAGCTGCTGAACGATGCGCCGGTGGTGTTGCAGGCCTACGACCTGTTGGAGTGGCAGGGCGATGACTGGCGCAGCCGCCCGCAGCACGAACGCCGAAGCCAGCTGGAACGCCTGGTGGATGAACACCCACTTGCCCCCGTGCTGTTGTCGCCTTTGCTGCAAGGCCCGGACTGGACCGACCTTGCCCGCCAGCGCGAGCAATCGCGCAGCCTGGGGGTGGAGGGCTTGATGCTGAAGCAGCGCGAGGCCCTTTACGGTGTGGGGCGCACCAAGGACATGGGCATTTGGTGGAAGTGGAAGATCGACCCGTTCAGCGTCGATGCGGTGCTGATTTATGCCCAACGCGGCCACGGCCGCCGGGCCAGCCTGTACAGCGACTACACCTTTGCCGTATGGGATGCACCGGCAGGTACACCTGGTCGTGCGCTGGTGCCCTTTGCCAAGGCCTATTCGGGGCTCAGTGACGAAGAAATGCGCAAGGTCGACGCCATCATCCGCAAGACCACGGTGGAAACGTTCGGCCCGGTACGCAGCGTGACGCCAACGCTGGTGTTCGAGCTGGGTTTCGAAGGCATCGCCCTGTCCCGGCGCCACAAAAGCGGTATCGCCGTGCGCTTTCCGCGCATGCTGCGCTGGCGGCTGGACAAGCCGGTGGAGGAGGCAGATGACCTGGCCACCTTGCAGGCGCTACTGGCCTGA
- a CDS encoding ligase-associated DNA damage response exonuclease: MDLVIARPEGLYCPPGDFYIDPWRPVDRAVITHGHGDHARTGNGHYLTASPGAGILRSRLGQDINLQTLPYGERLLHHGVTLSLHPAGHVLGSAQVRMEYQGEVWVASGDYKVEPDGTCAPFEPVACHTFITESTFGLPIYRWPSQSEIFAGINAWWRANSEQGKASVLFCYAFGKAQRILHGLDASIGPILVHGAMEPLNRVYRDAGIRLPETRYAGDIPRNDPLLRQALVLAPPSASGSSWMRRFGDYSDAFASGWMLLRGARRRRGVDRGFVLSDHADWPGLLWAIGQTGAQRVMVTHGSVEVLVRYLTEQGLDARAFVTEYGDEDDVPNTAPSP, from the coding sequence ATGGACCTTGTCATCGCCCGCCCCGAAGGCCTGTACTGCCCGCCCGGAGATTTCTACATCGACCCCTGGCGGCCCGTGGACCGGGCTGTCATTACCCACGGCCACGGCGACCACGCACGCACCGGCAATGGCCATTACCTGACCGCCAGCCCCGGTGCCGGCATTCTGCGCAGCCGCCTGGGCCAGGACATCAATTTGCAGACCCTGCCCTACGGTGAGCGCCTGCTGCACCACGGTGTGACGTTGAGCCTGCACCCGGCCGGGCATGTGCTGGGTTCGGCGCAGGTGCGCATGGAGTACCAAGGTGAAGTCTGGGTTGCATCCGGTGACTACAAGGTAGAACCCGATGGCACCTGTGCGCCCTTCGAACCAGTGGCGTGCCACACCTTCATCACCGAATCGACCTTCGGCCTGCCGATCTACCGCTGGCCAAGCCAAAGCGAGATCTTCGCCGGCATCAATGCCTGGTGGCGGGCCAACAGTGAACAGGGCAAGGCCAGCGTGCTGTTCTGCTATGCCTTCGGGAAGGCCCAGCGGATTCTGCATGGGCTGGATGCCAGCATTGGCCCGATCCTCGTACATGGCGCCATGGAGCCGCTCAACCGGGTGTACCGGGATGCCGGCATCCGCCTGCCGGAAACCCGCTACGCAGGCGATATTCCGCGCAACGATCCACTGCTGCGCCAGGCACTGGTCCTGGCGCCCCCATCAGCCAGCGGCAGCAGCTGGATGCGCCGTTTTGGCGATTACAGTGATGCCTTCGCCAGCGGCTGGATGCTGCTACGCGGCGCCCGCCGGCGGCGCGGCGTGGACCGGGGCTTTGTGCTGTCCGACCACGCCGACTGGCCTGGCCTGCTCTGGGCCATTGGCCAGACCGGTGCCCAACGGGTGATGGTCACCCACGGCTCGGTCGAGGTACTGGTGCGCTACCTCACCGAACAAGGCCTGGATGCCCGCGCCTTCGTCACCGAGTATGGCGACGAAGACGATGTGCCCAACACCGCCCCCTCGCCATGA
- a CDS encoding penicillin acylase family protein has protein sequence MAAPAFPHFRLRFATAATLLGMLGLAGCQTGGYQDSVPPTSGVQPLKGLAQNVSVRRNAMGAPLIESSSFHDALFSLGYVHAGDRIEQMVAMRLLAQGRLAELAGSEALDIDRLMRAANLKQSAAQQYADASPRLKRFFEVYARGVNAYLFRYRDKLPAGLASSGYRPEYWKPEDSALVFCLYAFSQSVNLHEELSALTLAQKVGSDKLAWLLPGAPDEPLAEMEVDKLKGLNLASQLPGLPALVAASQKLADLDLLGSPGSANLALGPQRSRSGKSLLASDSRAGWALSPVQINTSKYQVAGLSLPGLPIVLAGYNGKLAWSSSAVMADNQDVFLEQLRHQGNQLSYLADGKWLPARTRNETFFVRGQRPVREVMYDTRHGTLLAQPENASLGLALNLPQFEGDRSLDALFDLTRAKNLERAFDSTREVTAAAVNFVFAEPEHIGWQVSGRYPNRREGQGLLPSPGWDGRYDWDGYADPMLHPYDQDPPAGWIGHANQRSLPRGYGMQLSSTWYYPERAERLAQLAGNGRHDSRSLIALQNDQVTLLANKLKQMFDAPGMAQPLKQAIDALPAGQRDKARDTLARLKAFDGRLSPVSADAALYELFLQEVARQTFLDDLGPEAGPAWQAFVSNARLSFSAQADHLLGRDDSPFWDDRTTPQKEDKPTILARSLAGAMEAGIAQLGADRRTWQWGKLHQYRWPAPAYHGLGDAISRAPLAAGGDFTTLALTPFAWGSDFDTRLPASARMIVDFGQAEPLQILTSSGQSGNPASAHYRDGLDAWFKGRFMSLPLQQQNFGRAYGNQRLTLVPGR, from the coding sequence ATGGCCGCCCCCGCCTTTCCTCACTTCCGCCTGCGGTTTGCAACCGCTGCCACCCTGCTCGGCATGCTCGGGCTGGCCGGCTGCCAGACGGGCGGCTACCAGGATAGCGTGCCACCAACCAGCGGCGTGCAGCCGCTCAAGGGCCTGGCGCAGAATGTTTCGGTACGGCGCAATGCCATGGGCGCGCCGCTTATCGAAAGCAGCAGCTTCCATGATGCGCTGTTCAGCCTGGGCTATGTGCACGCTGGCGACCGCATCGAACAGATGGTCGCCATGCGCCTGCTCGCCCAGGGCCGCCTGGCCGAACTGGCCGGCAGCGAGGCGCTGGATATCGACCGCCTCATGCGCGCCGCCAACCTCAAGCAGAGTGCCGCCCAGCAGTACGCCGACGCATCGCCAAGGCTCAAGCGCTTCTTCGAAGTGTATGCGCGCGGGGTCAACGCCTACCTGTTCCGCTACCGCGACAAGCTGCCAGCAGGCCTGGCCAGTAGTGGCTATCGCCCCGAATACTGGAAGCCTGAAGACTCGGCGCTGGTCTTCTGCCTGTACGCGTTCAGCCAGTCGGTTAACCTGCACGAGGAACTCAGCGCCCTGACCCTGGCGCAGAAAGTGGGTAGCGACAAGCTCGCCTGGTTGCTGCCCGGAGCCCCGGACGAGCCGTTGGCCGAAATGGAAGTGGACAAGCTCAAGGGGCTGAACCTTGCCAGCCAGTTGCCGGGGCTGCCGGCCCTGGTGGCTGCCAGCCAGAAGCTCGCCGACCTCGACCTGCTCGGTAGCCCGGGGTCGGCCAACCTGGCCCTGGGCCCGCAGCGCAGCCGCAGCGGCAAAAGCCTGCTGGCCAGCGACAGCCGCGCCGGCTGGGCCTTGAGCCCGGTACAGATCAATACCAGCAAGTACCAGGTTGCCGGCCTGTCCTTGCCCGGCCTGCCGATCGTGCTGGCCGGCTACAATGGCAAGCTGGCCTGGAGCAGCAGCGCGGTGATGGCCGACAATCAGGACGTGTTCCTCGAGCAGTTGCGCCACCAGGGCAATCAGTTGAGCTACCTGGCCGACGGTAAATGGCTGCCGGCCCGTACCCGTAACGAAACCTTCTTTGTCCGTGGCCAGCGCCCCGTGCGCGAAGTGATGTACGACACCCGCCACGGCACCCTGCTGGCCCAGCCAGAAAACGCCAGCCTGGGCCTGGCGCTGAACCTGCCACAGTTCGAAGGTGATCGCAGCCTGGATGCGCTGTTCGACCTGACGCGGGCCAAGAACCTGGAGCGGGCCTTCGACAGCACCCGGGAAGTGACCGCTGCTGCCGTCAACTTCGTTTTCGCCGAGCCTGAGCACATCGGCTGGCAAGTCAGTGGCCGCTACCCCAATCGCCGCGAAGGCCAGGGCTTGCTGCCCTCGCCGGGCTGGGACGGGCGTTACGACTGGGATGGCTATGCCGACCCGATGCTGCACCCATACGACCAGGACCCACCCGCGGGCTGGATCGGCCATGCCAACCAGCGCAGCCTGCCGCGCGGCTATGGCATGCAGCTGTCCAGCACCTGGTACTACCCCGAACGTGCCGAACGCCTGGCACAGCTGGCCGGCAACGGCCGCCACGACAGTCGCAGCCTGATTGCCCTGCAGAATGACCAGGTGACCTTGCTGGCCAACAAGCTCAAGCAGATGTTCGACGCCCCCGGCATGGCCCAGCCTCTGAAGCAGGCGATCGACGCCCTCCCCGCCGGGCAGCGCGACAAGGCCCGCGACACGCTGGCCCGGCTCAAGGCCTTCGATGGCCGCCTGAGCCCGGTGTCGGCCGATGCCGCGCTGTACGAGTTGTTCTTGCAGGAGGTCGCTCGCCAGACCTTCCTCGATGACCTGGGCCCGGAGGCCGGCCCGGCGTGGCAGGCGTTCGTCAGCAATGCACGTTTGTCGTTCTCGGCGCAGGCCGATCACCTGCTGGGCCGCGATGACAGCCCTTTCTGGGATGACCGCACCACGCCGCAAAAAGAAGACAAACCCACCATCCTCGCCCGCAGCCTGGCAGGTGCAATGGAGGCCGGTATCGCGCAACTGGGTGCCGACCGACGCACCTGGCAGTGGGGCAAGCTGCACCAGTACCGCTGGCCGGCACCGGCCTACCATGGCCTGGGCGATGCGATCAGCCGTGCGCCGCTTGCCGCAGGCGGCGACTTCACTACTCTGGCCCTTACACCATTCGCCTGGGGTAGCGACTTCGACACTCGCCTGCCAGCCTCGGCACGGATGATCGTCGACTTCGGCCAGGCCGAGCCCTTGCAGATACTGACCAGCAGCGGCCAGTCCGGCAACCCGGCCAGCGCGCATTACCGCGACGGGCTGGATGCCTGGTTCAAAGGGCGCTTCATGAGCCTGCCACTGCAACAGCAGAACTTCGGCAGGGCGTATGGCAACCAGCGGCTCACATTGGTACCGGGGCGATAA
- a CDS encoding aminotransferase class I/II-fold pyridoxal phosphate-dependent enzyme encodes MIPCSLHHLLKQRLDAGEWLPGQRMPSIRKLTAAVDFSYHDVVSAYAQLVSEGVLTASPGRGYFVANRTRHTGVIHEPECMAGDPLFRLLQGGQHFTKLGSGWLPPAWRDTELLAKAIRRTARLEQSSLAEYGDIQGYLPMRKQLCVHMKRLTRVEARPNQLLTTLGATQGLDLVARLLIKPGDHVFVDEPGNGNLIKLIQLAGGHVVGIRRTQDGPDVEEMRSHLARHKVKAFFCNSTFHNPTGSNISPHNAFSVLRLAVEHEFFVVEDDVYGDFSPAVRQTFAELDNLDRVIYIGSFSKCLSASLRVGFIACSQDLIEPLTRLKLLTCVAVPAFCERFVNTILSDGTYARHMKDVQQRLIRQQVQTQRLLLERGWQFDIAPQGGMFLWVYHPDLPDLQPFMRKLEQHKILLMPGSAFAVSRDYRRYTRINCTHFSDALAERFDV; translated from the coding sequence ATGATCCCCTGCAGCCTTCATCACCTGTTGAAACAACGCCTGGATGCAGGCGAGTGGTTGCCCGGGCAACGCATGCCCTCCATCCGCAAGCTGACCGCTGCAGTCGACTTCAGCTACCACGACGTCGTGTCGGCCTATGCCCAGCTGGTCAGCGAAGGCGTGTTGACGGCATCACCCGGCCGTGGCTACTTCGTCGCAAACCGGACGCGTCACACCGGCGTGATCCACGAACCCGAATGCATGGCCGGCGATCCGCTGTTCCGGCTGTTGCAGGGCGGCCAGCACTTCACCAAGCTAGGCAGCGGATGGCTGCCCCCGGCGTGGCGCGACACCGAACTGCTGGCCAAGGCAATTCGGCGCACGGCGCGGCTGGAGCAGAGCTCGCTGGCAGAATACGGCGACATCCAGGGCTACCTGCCCATGCGCAAACAGCTTTGCGTGCACATGAAACGGCTGACCCGTGTCGAAGCCCGCCCCAACCAGTTGCTGACCACACTGGGTGCCACTCAAGGCCTGGACTTGGTGGCACGGTTGCTGATCAAACCAGGCGACCACGTTTTCGTCGACGAGCCGGGCAACGGCAACCTGATCAAGCTGATCCAGCTGGCGGGCGGGCACGTCGTCGGCATTCGGCGGACCCAGGACGGGCCGGACGTGGAAGAAATGAGAAGCCACCTGGCCAGGCACAAGGTCAAGGCGTTTTTCTGCAACAGCACTTTCCACAACCCGACCGGCAGCAACATCAGCCCGCACAACGCCTTCAGCGTCCTGCGCCTGGCGGTGGAGCACGAGTTCTTCGTGGTCGAGGATGATGTGTATGGGGACTTCAGCCCCGCCGTGCGCCAGACCTTTGCCGAGCTGGACAACCTTGACCGGGTTATCTACATCGGCAGCTTCTCCAAGTGCCTGTCGGCATCGCTGCGCGTAGGGTTCATTGCCTGCTCGCAAGACCTGATCGAGCCGCTCACACGCCTTAAACTGCTGACCTGCGTTGCGGTCCCCGCGTTTTGCGAACGCTTCGTCAACACCATATTGTCAGATGGCACCTATGCCCGGCACATGAAGGACGTGCAGCAGCGTCTGATCCGCCAGCAAGTGCAAACCCAACGCTTGCTGCTCGAGCGCGGCTGGCAGTTCGATATTGCACCGCAAGGGGGGATGTTCCTCTGGGTCTATCACCCGGACCTGCCCGACCTGCAACCTTTCATGCGCAAACTGGAGCAGCACAAGATCCTGCTGATGCCCGGCTCTGCATTCGCGGTGAGCCGTGACTACCGACGCTACACGCGCATCAATTGCACGCATTTTTCCGACGCACTGGCTGAGCGCTTCGACGTTTGA
- a CDS encoding serine acetyltransferase → MDMQSAVIARLPVPDELESFKVVKNLVTSALLECCSIVEFEALKETSVIESVTEQAHADLQAFAMKDPAAGRDLVFIAKTYTSYSAVLHYRLAHWIYNNSAAIYGAGGQCLAAMISRRGKMLSGAEIHFRSRIGARFIIDHGMGTVIGETSTIGDDCYVLGGVTLGARGISDNPSSPRHPTLGNRVQIGAFASVLGAIHVGDGAFIGPGCIVTKDVPAAARVQVKTSLQVVLEA, encoded by the coding sequence ATGGACATGCAATCAGCCGTCATTGCCAGGCTTCCTGTCCCTGACGAACTGGAGTCATTCAAAGTTGTAAAGAATCTTGTGACCTCGGCGTTATTGGAGTGTTGTTCAATCGTCGAGTTCGAAGCACTGAAAGAAACATCGGTCATTGAAAGTGTGACTGAACAGGCACATGCCGATTTGCAGGCATTTGCCATGAAAGATCCGGCTGCCGGCCGCGACCTGGTATTCATTGCAAAAACCTACACCTCTTATTCTGCGGTTTTGCATTATCGGCTTGCCCATTGGATCTACAACAATAGCGCCGCTATCTACGGCGCCGGCGGCCAATGCCTGGCCGCCATGATCTCCCGGCGCGGAAAAATGCTGTCGGGGGCGGAGATCCATTTCCGCAGCCGCATCGGTGCGCGCTTCATCATCGATCACGGCATGGGCACCGTCATTGGTGAAACATCGACCATTGGTGACGATTGCTACGTGCTTGGCGGTGTAACCCTGGGCGCCCGCGGTATCAGTGACAACCCCTCGAGCCCCAGGCATCCGACGTTGGGTAACCGGGTACAGATCGGCGCTTTCGCCAGTGTGCTGGGCGCTATTCATGTGGGTGACGGCGCGTTTATCGGGCCGGGATGCATTGTTACCAAAGACGTCCCGGCCGCTGCCCGGGTACAGGTTAAAACATCATTGCAGGTGGTATTGGAAGCATGA
- a CDS encoding alanyl-tRNA editing protein codes for MNSLNYEVLRNTEKLYYKDQYLAGANTQVVRVHSDGIELLSTVAYPEGGGQEADFGTIELPVGTVRFVWVKKLYGSPIRLEGFKGGKLGGIIIHNVHPDDLHLLDEVTAGMPARVTIDIERRERLTLSHSASHFLYAAAIGLREELKQWTIGCHIKEDTARFDFLVEDAFTAEDVLEIERRANELIGCDAPIEHYAVQGLEDARLWTYNGIEIPCGGTHLDSPRRIGRLGVKRKRLGKGKERLICVFPEAEIDLSTYHEHAL; via the coding sequence ATGAACTCTCTTAACTATGAAGTTTTAAGAAATACCGAAAAACTGTATTACAAAGATCAGTACCTGGCGGGCGCGAATACTCAAGTAGTGCGGGTGCACAGTGACGGTATCGAGTTGCTGAGCACGGTGGCCTACCCGGAAGGTGGCGGCCAGGAAGCGGACTTCGGCACGATTGAATTACCGGTGGGTACCGTGCGATTCGTCTGGGTTAAAAAACTCTACGGTAGTCCTATTCGCCTGGAAGGTTTCAAAGGCGGAAAACTGGGCGGCATCATTATTCACAATGTGCACCCTGATGATTTGCACTTGCTGGATGAAGTCACCGCAGGCATGCCGGCTCGCGTCACTATCGATATTGAACGGCGCGAACGGCTGACGTTGTCTCACAGTGCCAGCCACTTCCTGTATGCCGCCGCCATCGGGCTGCGTGAAGAGCTGAAGCAATGGACTATCGGCTGCCATATCAAAGAGGACACGGCACGCTTCGACTTTCTGGTCGAGGACGCGTTCACGGCTGAAGACGTACTTGAAATAGAACGGCGGGCGAATGAACTGATCGGCTGCGATGCGCCCATCGAGCACTACGCGGTTCAAGGCCTGGAAGACGCACGTTTGTGGACCTACAACGGGATCGAAATCCCCTGCGGTGGCACCCACCTCGATTCACCGCGGCGCATCGGGCGCCTTGGCGTCAAGCGCAAACGGCTGGGTAAAGGCAAGGAACGGCTGATCTGCGTGTTCCCCGAGGCGGAAATCGACCTGTCCACTTATCACGAGCACGCATTATGA
- a CDS encoding MFS transporter: MNSTLPRRTYLYFTAQSINLTTAVMSVTMAAIVGASLAPDAAWSTVPYGFQFLCLMLATYPVSRLMSRIGRKKAFMLGAIPLALSGVSGFLAVEHEHFPALVLSHSALGVYIAFANFNRFAATDNLSQALKPKALSLVVAGGVIAAVVGPTLTEWLRDVGGFPLFSLCYAAFVGLALLSLLIALCLPNDAGTASAVNSTAKPASTRAEPAGPSVVVAMAVAALGYGIMNLLMIQASMHMKHMHEDFTDVRLAIQWHVIAMFAPSFFTGAIIQRLGIKTTICAGLALLIGCSAMNIWSHSYAMMTLALIALGLGWNLTYVGGGALLAQSLQNSPAAMQMQGKNDLAIAVFATIGAFSPSLLLSSVGWDGTNAICMVLCMGLLVATAGLLQNKAGLHTSMEGSRK, from the coding sequence ATGAACAGCACATTACCGCGGCGCACGTACCTGTATTTCACCGCACAGTCGATCAACCTGACGACTGCCGTGATGTCGGTGACGATGGCCGCCATTGTCGGGGCCTCGCTGGCGCCTGACGCCGCATGGTCCACAGTGCCGTACGGGTTCCAGTTTCTGTGCCTGATGTTGGCAACCTATCCGGTCTCCAGGCTGATGAGCCGCATCGGCCGTAAAAAGGCTTTCATGCTGGGTGCGATTCCCTTGGCGCTGTCTGGCGTCAGCGGCTTTCTGGCGGTGGAGCACGAGCATTTTCCTGCGCTGGTCCTCAGTCACTCTGCATTGGGTGTATACATCGCGTTCGCCAACTTCAACCGGTTCGCGGCGACCGATAATCTTTCCCAGGCCTTGAAGCCCAAGGCGCTTTCGCTGGTCGTGGCTGGCGGGGTCATCGCGGCTGTGGTCGGGCCGACGCTTACCGAGTGGCTGCGTGATGTTGGCGGCTTCCCACTGTTTTCGCTGTGTTACGCCGCGTTTGTCGGCCTGGCGCTGCTGTCGTTGTTGATTGCCCTGTGCCTGCCCAATGATGCGGGCACGGCCAGCGCGGTCAACAGCACAGCAAAACCGGCAAGCACCCGTGCCGAGCCGGCAGGCCCGAGCGTGGTTGTGGCAATGGCTGTGGCTGCGCTGGGCTACGGGATCATGAACCTGCTGATGATCCAGGCCTCGATGCACATGAAACACATGCACGAGGACTTCACTGACGTCCGACTGGCGATCCAGTGGCATGTGATCGCCATGTTTGCCCCGTCGTTCTTCACCGGCGCCATCATCCAGCGGCTGGGTATCAAGACCACCATTTGCGCGGGCCTGGCCCTGTTGATCGGTTGCTCGGCGATGAATATCTGGTCGCACAGCTACGCCATGATGACCTTGGCACTGATTGCCCTCGGACTGGGCTGGAACCTCACTTATGTAGGCGGAGGTGCGTTGCTGGCCCAGTCACTGCAGAACAGCCCGGCTGCGATGCAGATGCAGGGCAAGAACGACCTGGCCATTGCCGTTTTTGCCACCATCGGCGCATTCAGCCCTTCGCTGTTGCTGAGCTCGGTCGGCTGGGACGGTACCAATGCCATCTGCATGGTCCTCTGCATGGGGCTGCTGGTTGCCACTGCCGGGCTGCTGCAGAACAAGGCCGGCCTACATACTTCAATGGAAGGTAGCCGCAAATGA